The proteins below are encoded in one region of Micromonospora pisi:
- the efeO gene encoding iron uptake system protein EfeO codes for MRTTRFVALAAAGALAGIGLAGCGAKDDGSKDAAGGAIAVKATDTACEVGSTTVGAGTVVFNVTNSGAKVTEFYVYAAGDRVMGEVENVVPGISRELHVELPAGTYETACKPGMIGKGIRGALTVSGSSAPLTDNAALAAATDSYQRYVQSQTGALLDKTTEFVTAVKTGDVAGAKALFPVARTYWERIEPVAEIFGDLDPKIDGREEVLEEGMEFTGFHRLEKDLWTTGDISKDGPIADRLLSDVKEIVAKANAERLSPLNLANGAKELLDEVATGKITGEEDRYSHTDLWDFNANVEGSKAAIAALRPVLTERAPELVTSLDSGFATVDTTLGKHRAGDGWKLHTELSQADLKDLSDAINALAEPISKVAAVVAK; via the coding sequence ATGCGTACCACCCGTTTCGTGGCGCTCGCCGCCGCTGGCGCGCTCGCCGGTATCGGCCTCGCCGGCTGCGGTGCGAAGGACGACGGCAGCAAGGACGCCGCTGGTGGGGCGATCGCGGTCAAGGCCACCGACACCGCGTGCGAGGTCGGCAGCACCACTGTCGGCGCCGGCACGGTGGTGTTCAACGTGACCAACTCCGGTGCCAAGGTCACCGAGTTCTACGTCTACGCAGCGGGTGACCGGGTGATGGGCGAGGTCGAGAACGTGGTCCCCGGGATCAGCCGCGAGTTGCACGTCGAGCTGCCCGCGGGGACGTACGAGACGGCCTGCAAGCCGGGCATGATCGGCAAGGGCATCCGGGGCGCGCTGACCGTCAGTGGCTCGTCCGCGCCGCTCACCGACAACGCGGCACTCGCCGCCGCGACCGACAGCTACCAGCGGTACGTGCAGAGCCAGACCGGTGCGCTGTTGGACAAGACCACCGAGTTCGTGACCGCGGTCAAGACCGGTGACGTGGCGGGTGCCAAGGCCCTCTTCCCGGTCGCCCGCACCTACTGGGAGCGGATCGAGCCGGTGGCCGAGATCTTCGGCGACCTCGACCCGAAGATCGACGGCCGCGAGGAGGTGCTCGAGGAGGGGATGGAGTTCACCGGCTTCCACCGCCTGGAGAAGGACCTCTGGACCACCGGCGACATCAGCAAGGACGGCCCGATCGCGGACCGCCTGCTCAGCGACGTCAAGGAGATCGTGGCGAAGGCGAACGCCGAGCGGCTCTCCCCGCTCAACCTCGCCAACGGCGCGAAGGAACTCCTCGACGAGGTGGCGACCGGCAAGATCACCGGCGAGGAGGACCGCTACTCGCACACCGACCTGTGGGACTTCAACGCCAACGTCGAGGGCTCCAAGGCGGCCATCGCCGCGCTCCGCCCGGTCCTCACCGAGCGCGCCCCCGAGCTGGTCACCTCTCTCGACAGTGGCTTCGCCACGGTCGACACGACCCTGGGCAAGCACCGGGCCGGTGATGGCTGGAAGTTGCACACCGAGCTCAGCCAGGCCGACCTGAAGGACCTGTCGGACGCGATCAACGCGCTGGCCGAGCCGATCAGTAAGGTCGCGGCTGTCGTCGCCAAGTAG
- the mtrA gene encoding MtrAB system response regulator MtrA encodes MRARVLVVDDDPALAEMLGIVLRSEGFLPSFVADGERALAAFRDSRPDIVLLDLMLPGMSGIDVARSIRAESGVPIVMLTAKSDTVDVVLGLESGADDYVVKPFKPKELVARMRARLRRGEDAAPEMLTIGPPGNQINIDVPAHTVSRDSEEVKLTPLEFDLLVALARKPRQVFTREVLLEQVWGYRHAADTRLVNVHVQRLRAKIEPDPERPEIILTVRGVGYKAGTG; translated from the coding sequence ATGAGAGCCCGGGTACTGGTGGTCGACGACGACCCCGCGCTGGCCGAGATGCTTGGCATCGTGCTGCGCAGCGAGGGATTCCTACCCTCCTTTGTCGCCGACGGCGAACGGGCGCTGGCGGCGTTCCGCGACAGTCGGCCTGACATCGTCCTGCTCGACCTGATGCTGCCGGGAATGAGCGGCATCGACGTGGCCCGGTCGATCCGGGCCGAGTCCGGCGTGCCGATCGTCATGCTGACCGCGAAGAGTGACACCGTGGACGTCGTCCTGGGCCTGGAGTCGGGCGCGGACGACTACGTGGTCAAGCCCTTCAAGCCCAAGGAACTGGTGGCGCGGATGCGGGCCCGGCTCCGCCGGGGCGAGGACGCCGCGCCGGAGATGCTGACCATCGGCCCGCCCGGCAACCAGATCAACATCGACGTCCCGGCGCACACGGTCAGCCGGGACAGCGAAGAGGTCAAACTGACCCCGCTGGAGTTCGACCTGCTGGTGGCGCTGGCCCGCAAACCGCGTCAGGTCTTCACCCGCGAGGTCCTGCTCGAGCAGGTCTGGGGTTACCGGCACGCGGCCGACACACGGCTGGTCAACGTGCACGTGCAGCGGCTCCGGGCCAAGATCGAACCGGATCCCGAGCGGCCGGAAATCATCCTGACCGTTCGGGGCGTGGGTTACAAGGCGGGCACCGGATAG
- the ahcY gene encoding adenosylhomocysteinase, protein MTSTLPAPSGGASTQSRPTTLAGGDFKVADLSLAEFGRKEIELAEHEMPGLMSLRREYAAAQPLAGARITGSLHMTIQTAVLIETLTSLGAQVRWASCNIFSTQDHAAAAIVVGPDGTVDAPAGVPVYAWKGESLEEYWWCTEQVLLWPDGQGPNMILDDGGDATLLVHRGAQFEAAGAVPAVESADSEEYAVILGVLHRSLAEDNQRWTRVAAGIKGVTEETTTGVHRLYEMQQAGTLLFPAINVNDSVTKSKFDNKYGCRHSLIDGINRATDVLIGGKVAVVLGYGDVGKGCAESLRGQGARVIITEVDPICALQAAMDGYQVATLDDVVGTADIFVTATGCFDVITNEHMARMKHQAIVGNIGHFDNEIDMAGLAKRSDVRRVNIKPQVDVWKFDDGHSIIVLSEGRLLNLGNATGHPSFVMSNSFANQTIAQVELFTKTEDYPVGVYVLPKHLDEKVARLHLGALGAKLTELTKEQAAYLGIPVEGPFKPEHYRY, encoded by the coding sequence ATGACGAGTACTCTCCCGGCGCCTTCCGGTGGTGCGTCGACCCAGAGCCGGCCCACCACTCTCGCTGGCGGCGACTTCAAGGTGGCGGATCTGTCGCTCGCCGAGTTCGGACGCAAGGAGATCGAGCTGGCGGAACACGAGATGCCGGGCTTGATGTCGTTGCGTCGCGAGTATGCGGCGGCGCAGCCGTTGGCCGGTGCGCGGATCACGGGTTCGTTGCACATGACGATCCAGACCGCGGTCCTGATCGAGACCCTCACGTCGCTCGGTGCGCAGGTGCGGTGGGCGTCGTGCAACATTTTCTCCACGCAGGACCACGCCGCCGCGGCGATCGTGGTGGGCCCGGACGGCACTGTCGACGCCCCCGCCGGTGTTCCGGTGTACGCCTGGAAGGGCGAGTCGCTGGAGGAGTACTGGTGGTGCACCGAGCAGGTGCTGCTCTGGCCGGATGGTCAGGGTCCGAACATGATCCTCGACGATGGTGGTGACGCGACGCTGTTGGTGCACCGGGGTGCGCAGTTCGAGGCGGCGGGTGCGGTTCCTGCGGTGGAGTCGGCTGATTCGGAGGAGTACGCGGTCATCCTGGGTGTGTTGCACCGGTCTTTGGCTGAGGACAACCAGCGGTGGACGCGGGTCGCGGCGGGGATCAAGGGGGTTACCGAGGAGACCACGACGGGTGTGCACCGGTTGTATGAGATGCAGCAGGCGGGGACGCTGCTGTTCCCGGCGATCAACGTGAACGATTCGGTGACGAAGAGCAAGTTCGACAACAAGTACGGGTGTCGGCACTCGTTGATCGATGGGATCAACCGGGCCACGGATGTGTTGATCGGTGGCAAGGTCGCGGTCGTGCTTGGTTACGGGGATGTGGGTAAGGGTTGCGCGGAGTCGTTGCGTGGTCAGGGCGCTCGGGTGATCATCACCGAGGTTGATCCGATCTGCGCGTTGCAGGCGGCGATGGATGGTTACCAGGTCGCGACGCTGGATGATGTGGTCGGCACGGCGGACATCTTCGTGACCGCGACGGGTTGTTTTGATGTGATCACGAACGAGCACATGGCGCGGATGAAGCATCAGGCGATCGTGGGGAACATCGGTCATTTCGACAACGAGATCGACATGGCGGGGTTGGCGAAGCGGTCGGATGTGCGGCGGGTGAACATCAAGCCGCAGGTTGATGTGTGGAAGTTCGATGACGGGCACTCGATCATCGTGTTGTCCGAGGGTCGGTTGCTGAACCTGGGTAACGCGACCGGGCATCCGAGTTTCGTGATGTCGAACTCGTTCGCGAACCAGACGATCGCGCAGGTCGAGTTGTTCACGAAGACCGAGGATTACCCGGTCGGGGTGTATGTGTTGCCGAAGCATCTGGATGAGAAGGTCGCCCGGTTGCACCTCGGGGCGCTCGGCGCGAAGCTGACCGAGCTGACCAAGGAACAGGCCGCGTATCTCGGCATTCCGGTCGAGGGCCCGTTCAAGCCGGAGCACTACCGCTACTGA
- the mtrB gene encoding MtrAB system histidine kinase MtrB — protein MHRTWRRSLQLRVVSITLVASSLLVGGFAVLVAERITNILLDNATADVKERLENGRNYAEDQISVYTVSYASKLGTTFENTARYLAGNDPEQVAGVVVALQAERYPSIPAATSPVGVDVRPMISKELRERVVGGEVAHQIQTGYLDGGTATYLVYGSPVPTKFGQVELYYFVPLTRWDKIASEARSTVVATGITLVLLLGFLSALVTRLVVNPVRVASRTAQRLSAGLLDQRMVVNGEDDLALLAASFNQMATNLQRQIVRLEEMSRLQRRFTSDVSHELRTPLTTVRMAADLIFAERDEFDPAVARSAELLQAELDRFEGLLTDLLEISRFDAGFAMLDAEPTDLVPVVHRVVERLDGLAARLGVPLRMTTPDLPVIAEVDPRRVERILRNLVGNAVEHGEGRPVEVVLGVDEQAVAITVRDHGVGLKPGEEKLVFNRFWRADPSRARQTGGTGLGLSISLEDARLHGGWLEAWGAPGQGAQFRLTLPVRAGDRLTSAPLRLVPADAAIGPMVPVPSGPRLAIGPGTTPASEGPATGPDGFEDDAVPGAGVTRTEVTT, from the coding sequence ATGCATCGGACCTGGCGCCGCTCGCTCCAGTTGCGCGTCGTCAGCATCACCCTGGTCGCGTCGAGCCTGCTGGTCGGTGGATTCGCGGTGCTGGTCGCCGAGCGGATCACCAACATCCTGCTCGACAACGCCACCGCGGACGTGAAGGAGCGGCTCGAAAACGGCCGGAACTACGCCGAGGACCAGATCAGCGTCTACACGGTGTCGTACGCGTCGAAGCTGGGCACCACCTTCGAGAACACCGCCCGGTACCTGGCCGGCAACGATCCCGAACAGGTGGCCGGTGTGGTGGTGGCGCTCCAGGCGGAGCGCTACCCGAGCATCCCGGCGGCCACCTCGCCGGTCGGGGTGGACGTCCGCCCCATGATCAGCAAGGAGCTGCGTGAGCGGGTGGTCGGCGGAGAGGTGGCGCACCAGATCCAGACCGGCTATCTCGACGGTGGGACCGCCACATACCTGGTGTACGGCTCGCCCGTGCCGACCAAGTTCGGTCAGGTCGAGCTCTACTACTTCGTACCGCTGACCCGATGGGACAAGATCGCCTCAGAGGCGCGGTCGACCGTGGTGGCCACCGGGATCACCCTCGTACTGCTGCTCGGATTCCTCTCCGCGCTGGTCACCCGGCTCGTGGTCAACCCCGTACGGGTCGCCTCCCGGACCGCCCAACGGCTCTCCGCCGGGCTGCTCGACCAGCGGATGGTGGTCAACGGCGAGGACGACCTGGCGCTGCTCGCCGCCTCGTTCAACCAGATGGCGACCAACCTCCAGCGCCAGATCGTCCGGCTGGAGGAGATGTCCCGACTCCAACGGCGGTTCACCTCCGACGTCTCGCACGAACTGCGTACGCCGCTCACCACCGTACGGATGGCGGCCGACCTGATCTTCGCCGAGCGGGACGAGTTCGACCCGGCGGTCGCCCGTAGCGCCGAACTGCTCCAGGCCGAACTCGACCGGTTCGAAGGGCTGCTGACCGACCTGCTGGAGATCAGCCGGTTCGACGCCGGATTCGCCATGCTCGACGCCGAACCGACCGACCTGGTTCCGGTCGTGCACCGGGTGGTGGAGCGGCTCGACGGCCTGGCCGCCCGGCTCGGCGTACCGCTGCGGATGACCACCCCCGACCTGCCGGTGATCGCCGAGGTCGACCCTCGACGGGTCGAACGGATCCTGCGCAACCTGGTCGGAAACGCGGTCGAGCACGGCGAGGGACGCCCGGTGGAGGTGGTGCTCGGCGTGGACGAGCAGGCCGTGGCGATCACTGTGCGGGATCACGGGGTGGGACTCAAGCCGGGGGAGGAGAAGCTCGTCTTCAACCGGTTCTGGCGGGCCGACCCGTCCCGCGCCCGGCAAACCGGCGGCACCGGCCTGGGACTGTCGATCAGCCTCGAGGACGCCCGGCTGCACGGCGGCTGGTTGGAGGCATGGGGCGCGCCCGGTCAGGGCGCCCAGTTCCGCCTCACCCTGCCGGTCCGGGCCGGCGACCGGCTGACCTCCGCGCCGCTGCGCCTGGTCCCCGCCGACGCCGCCATCGGGCCCATGGTGCCGGTGCCGAGCGGGCCACGCCTGGCGATCGGGCCGGGCACCACACCCGCATCCGAGGGCCCGGCGACCGGGCCCGACGGGTTTGAGGACGACGCCGTGCCGGGGGCGGGCGTCACGCGTACGGAGGTGACCACGTGA
- a CDS encoding ComF family protein, translating into MTGVWADLADLVLPAECAGCRVGRTALRHGVCVRCATALQLLRPTPVRPTPAPPGLPDCAALGGYEGELREALLTYKERGRHSLARPLGRLLAEVVAATAGAVSPVPPAPAGAPRAVLLIPVPGTAAAIRARHGDHLRRLARHTAHRLRASGWPVTLASPLRAQPRPDSATLDSAGRAAAAEAAFTLRERRLPALRRAAAGRVVIVLDDIVTTGVTLAAVTGVLRSAGVRVDAAAVLAATIRRVRR; encoded by the coding sequence ATGACCGGCGTCTGGGCGGATCTGGCCGATCTGGTGCTGCCGGCCGAGTGCGCCGGTTGCCGGGTCGGCCGGACCGCCCTGCGTCACGGGGTCTGCGTCCGCTGCGCGACCGCGCTCCAACTGCTCCGACCCACCCCCGTACGGCCGACCCCGGCGCCACCGGGGCTGCCCGACTGTGCGGCGCTCGGCGGGTACGAGGGCGAGTTGCGGGAGGCGCTGCTGACGTACAAGGAACGGGGTCGGCACTCGTTGGCCCGGCCGCTGGGGCGGTTGCTCGCCGAGGTGGTCGCCGCGACGGCGGGTGCCGTCAGCCCGGTTCCTCCCGCACCGGCCGGCGCACCCCGGGCGGTGCTGCTGATCCCGGTTCCGGGCACCGCGGCGGCGATCCGGGCCCGGCACGGTGACCACCTGCGCCGGCTGGCCCGGCACACGGCGCACCGGTTGCGGGCTTCCGGCTGGCCGGTCACGCTGGCGTCGCCGCTGCGGGCACAGCCCCGACCCGACTCCGCCACCTTGGACAGTGCCGGCCGGGCGGCGGCCGCAGAGGCGGCGTTCACCCTGCGGGAACGTCGGTTGCCGGCACTGCGCCGGGCGGCGGCCGGCCGGGTCGTGATCGTGCTGGACGACATTGTCACCACCGGGGTGACGCTTGCCGCGGTCACCGGTGTGCTGCGCTCCGCCGGCGTACGGGTGGACGCGGCGGCGGTGCTCGCCGCAACGATCCGCCGCGTCCGACGGTAA
- a CDS encoding LpqB family beta-propeller domain-containing protein — MRRPNLPAATVAVLICVGLAGCGIPAETEVRVDGRGPQSGQGIGDGPTPSLPVRSDSSTPEKFTTNYLTAAAAGGETSEIYDRVNSYIADDRAKLKQKPGGEPAINVIRLLGGPRARLDPDKPGGYLVTIQVQQVGVLRGDGAVGEPELTDRSYEFKVAPISNTVGTTTQPVGGLWMINPPQVLLLSTDALTDYYTARTIYFWNAGRTTLVPDLRYLSTSVPRESQATEILGWLIGGPVPWLLPAAVPLPEGTSRIGNAPNQGDRLEVNLSVPASEVNDEVELDRIFTQLAWSLVPPDSEAGSGDEGDMELKIQSQQRKVADIVDYRRAHPPYGITGNPKRYCVVDGVVYPLRIGNESPMAVPVQQEQNHDVRYAAFTGEGDRTAAALVTEKGNGFELRVASGAEPLRTFGTSRTFDVIDRPVWLRGADPHMPIGLVVADGALYRFDGNGQFDGKGQPAKVEVPGVTGRITGVGASPDGHRIALIADNVLYVAALSTDGGAVTVGRARQLATSLNTVTAVDWIGESLLAVAGAQPDKRSIIENVSVDGVSEVSVVDDTRGDVLYLAAYPQNPLSSTDLGVMYEAEGLASLAQVPIERGQVDMPAPAPNSSVKPSAPFFRY; from the coding sequence GTGAGGCGGCCGAACCTGCCCGCTGCGACGGTGGCCGTGCTGATCTGTGTCGGACTGGCCGGCTGTGGCATTCCGGCCGAGACCGAGGTGCGGGTCGACGGTCGGGGACCCCAGTCTGGTCAGGGCATCGGCGACGGCCCGACCCCGAGCCTGCCGGTACGGTCGGACAGCAGCACCCCGGAGAAGTTCACGACGAACTACCTGACCGCTGCCGCCGCGGGAGGCGAGACCAGCGAGATCTACGACCGGGTGAACAGCTACATCGCGGACGACCGGGCCAAGCTGAAGCAGAAGCCCGGTGGTGAGCCGGCGATCAACGTGATCCGGTTGCTCGGCGGGCCCCGGGCCCGCCTCGACCCGGACAAACCAGGTGGTTACCTGGTGACGATCCAGGTCCAGCAGGTCGGCGTGCTGCGCGGGGACGGCGCGGTCGGCGAGCCGGAACTCACCGACCGCAGCTACGAGTTCAAGGTCGCCCCCATCTCCAACACCGTGGGCACCACGACCCAGCCGGTGGGCGGCCTGTGGATGATCAACCCGCCGCAGGTGCTGCTGCTCAGTACGGACGCGTTGACCGACTACTACACCGCCCGGACGATCTACTTCTGGAACGCGGGGCGCACCACGCTCGTGCCGGACCTGCGCTACCTGTCGACGTCGGTGCCGAGGGAGTCGCAGGCCACCGAGATCCTCGGTTGGCTGATCGGGGGTCCCGTGCCATGGCTGCTTCCGGCCGCCGTACCACTGCCGGAGGGGACCAGCCGGATCGGCAACGCTCCCAACCAGGGGGACCGGCTGGAGGTGAACCTCTCCGTACCGGCGAGCGAGGTCAACGACGAGGTCGAGCTCGATCGCATCTTCACCCAGCTCGCCTGGTCGCTGGTGCCGCCGGACTCCGAGGCGGGCTCGGGCGACGAGGGCGACATGGAGCTGAAGATCCAGAGCCAGCAACGCAAGGTGGCCGACATCGTCGACTACCGTCGCGCCCACCCGCCCTACGGCATCACCGGAAACCCCAAGCGGTACTGCGTCGTCGACGGGGTGGTCTACCCGCTCCGGATCGGCAACGAGTCGCCGATGGCCGTGCCGGTCCAACAGGAGCAGAACCACGACGTCCGGTACGCCGCCTTCACCGGCGAGGGAGACCGGACCGCGGCGGCACTGGTCACCGAGAAGGGGAACGGGTTCGAACTCCGCGTCGCCAGCGGGGCGGAGCCACTGCGTACGTTCGGCACGAGCCGTACCTTCGACGTGATCGACCGGCCGGTCTGGCTCAGGGGAGCCGACCCCCACATGCCCATCGGGCTGGTGGTGGCCGACGGTGCCCTCTACCGCTTCGACGGCAACGGCCAGTTCGACGGCAAGGGTCAGCCCGCGAAGGTCGAGGTGCCGGGGGTTACCGGCCGGATCACCGGCGTGGGGGCCTCGCCGGACGGGCACCGCATCGCGCTCATCGCCGACAACGTCCTGTACGTCGCGGCGCTGAGCACCGACGGCGGTGCGGTGACCGTCGGTCGGGCCCGGCAGTTGGCGACCTCGCTGAACACGGTGACCGCGGTCGACTGGATCGGCGAGAGCCTGCTGGCGGTGGCCGGGGCGCAGCCGGACAAGCGCTCGATCATCGAAAATGTCAGCGTGGACGGAGTGTCGGAGGTCTCGGTGGTCGACGACACCCGGGGCGACGTCCTCTACCTGGCCGCGTATCCGCAGAACCCGCTCAGCAGCACCGACCTCGGGGTGATGTACGAGGCCGAGGGGCTCGCCTCGCTGGCCCAGGTGCCGATCGAGCGGGGGCAGGTCGACATGCCCGCCCCGGCGCCGAACTCGTCGGTCAAGCCCAGCGCCCCGTTCTTCCGGTACTGA
- the efeB gene encoding iron uptake transporter deferrochelatase/peroxidase subunit, with the protein MTEKRLSRRRAIGIAGAGVAGVGIAGVTGAALRGAFDPPLSAGASPSDAVDFHGEHQAGITTEVPDRLHFVAFDVVTKDRARLVELLQDWTAAAARMTAGQDAGVIGAVNGSPEAPPDDTGEALSLPPSGLTLTVGFGPSLFRDADGRDRFGLAERRPAALADLPRFPGEALRPEISGGDLCVQACANDPQVAVHAIRNLARIGMGVVSVRWSQLGFGRTSSTSRDQATPRNLFGFKDGTANLKIEDTALLREQLWVQPGDGPEWMTGGAYLVTRKIRMIIETWDRTSLGEQEELVGRAKGSGAPLGQHDEFDPINLKATGPDDRPRITETAHVRLAHPDQNNGARLLRRGYNYVDGSDGLGRLDAGLFFIAYQRDPRRQFVPIQTQLARHDGLNEYLRHVSSGLFACPPGVREPGDFWGRALFD; encoded by the coding sequence GTGACCGAGAAACGGCTTTCGCGTCGGCGGGCGATCGGGATCGCCGGTGCCGGTGTCGCGGGTGTGGGCATCGCCGGGGTGACCGGCGCGGCGCTCCGGGGCGCGTTCGACCCGCCGCTCTCGGCGGGCGCGTCCCCCTCCGACGCGGTGGATTTCCACGGTGAGCATCAGGCCGGAATCACCACCGAGGTCCCGGACCGGCTGCACTTCGTCGCCTTCGACGTGGTGACCAAGGACCGGGCCCGCCTGGTCGAACTCCTCCAGGACTGGACGGCGGCCGCCGCCCGGATGACCGCCGGCCAGGATGCCGGGGTGATCGGCGCGGTCAACGGTTCGCCGGAGGCGCCGCCGGACGACACCGGTGAGGCGCTCAGCCTGCCGCCGTCCGGCCTGACCCTGACCGTGGGGTTCGGTCCGTCGCTGTTCCGCGACGCCGACGGTCGGGACCGCTTCGGTCTCGCCGAGCGCCGCCCCGCCGCCCTGGCCGACCTGCCGCGCTTCCCGGGTGAGGCGCTGCGACCGGAGATCTCCGGCGGCGACCTCTGTGTGCAGGCCTGCGCCAACGACCCGCAGGTGGCGGTGCACGCGATCCGGAACCTGGCCCGGATCGGCATGGGTGTGGTCAGCGTGCGCTGGTCACAGCTCGGGTTCGGGCGTACCTCGTCGACCTCGCGGGATCAGGCCACGCCGCGCAACCTCTTCGGCTTCAAGGACGGTACGGCCAACCTCAAGATCGAGGACACCGCGCTTCTCCGCGAGCAGCTCTGGGTCCAGCCCGGGGACGGCCCGGAGTGGATGACCGGGGGCGCGTACCTGGTCACCCGGAAGATCCGAATGATCATCGAGACCTGGGACCGGACCTCCCTCGGCGAGCAGGAGGAACTGGTCGGCCGGGCCAAGGGGAGCGGTGCGCCGCTGGGCCAGCACGACGAGTTCGACCCGATCAACCTCAAGGCCACCGGTCCGGATGATCGGCCGCGGATCACCGAGACCGCGCACGTACGGCTGGCCCACCCCGACCAGAACAACGGTGCCCGGCTGCTGCGCCGCGGTTACAACTACGTCGACGGCTCGGACGGGCTGGGTCGGCTCGACGCCGGGCTGTTCTTCATCGCGTACCAGCGGGACCCGCGTCGGCAGTTCGTGCCGATCCAGACCCAGCTTGCCCGACACGATGGGTTGAACGAGTATCTACGCCACGTATCCAGTGGGCTCTTTGCCTGTCCGCCCGGCGTACGTGAGCCGGGTGATTTCTGGGGGCGTGCACTCTTTGACTGA
- the efeU gene encoding iron uptake transporter permease EfeU produces the protein MFATYLIGLREGLEATLVVSILIAFLVKSDRRERLPQVWGGVALAVVLSVFFGWLLEYTSTTLLAKSEDRELFEAVTSVAAVIFVTAMIFWMRGAARSLSGELRGKLSDALAVGSLAVALMAFLAVVREGLETALIFYSAAQSAQVDGGPLYALIGGVVTAIGIGYLLYASAVRINLTRFFTWTGALLILVAAGIFKYGTHDFQEAGVLPGIRTMAYDISGVLDPSTWYGTLLGGMFNVTAESTVLEVVAWGAYVIPVLLLFLLPGRRGSGTTGTTGSASGTTGSATGAAPVAQPAV, from the coding sequence ATGTTCGCCACCTACCTGATCGGTCTACGTGAGGGCCTGGAAGCCACCCTGGTGGTCAGCATTCTGATCGCGTTCCTGGTGAAGTCCGACCGTCGGGAACGGTTGCCGCAGGTGTGGGGCGGGGTGGCACTCGCCGTCGTACTCTCCGTCTTCTTCGGCTGGCTGCTCGAATACACCAGCACCACGCTGCTGGCGAAGTCCGAGGACCGGGAACTGTTCGAGGCGGTGACCTCGGTGGCGGCGGTCATCTTCGTCACCGCGATGATCTTCTGGATGCGTGGCGCGGCCCGCTCGCTCAGCGGCGAACTCCGAGGCAAGCTCTCGGACGCGCTCGCCGTCGGCTCGCTCGCGGTCGCCCTGATGGCCTTCCTCGCCGTGGTCCGCGAGGGACTTGAGACGGCACTGATCTTCTACTCGGCGGCGCAGAGCGCCCAGGTCGACGGTGGTCCGCTCTACGCGCTCATCGGCGGCGTCGTCACCGCGATCGGGATCGGTTACCTGCTCTACGCGAGCGCGGTCCGGATCAACCTCACTCGCTTCTTCACCTGGACCGGTGCGCTGTTGATCCTGGTCGCCGCCGGCATCTTCAAGTACGGCACCCACGACTTCCAGGAAGCCGGTGTCCTGCCCGGCATCAGGACCATGGCGTACGACATCTCCGGTGTGCTCGACCCGTCCACCTGGTACGGCACCCTGCTCGGCGGCATGTTCAACGTCACCGCCGAGTCGACCGTGCTGGAGGTCGTCGCCTGGGGCGCGTACGTGATCCCGGTTTTGCTTCTCTTCCTCCTCCCGGGGCGCCGCGGCTCCGGGACCACCGGCACCACTGGCTCCGCCTCCGGCACCACCGGCTCCGCCACCGGAGCCGCGCCCGTGGCCCAGCCCGCCGTCTGA